Proteins found in one Geomonas subterranea genomic segment:
- a CDS encoding sensor histidine kinase — MARHVYVTKLDQVNRDLLENARSMTMAVDREFANVQASLTALGTSPSFRARDFVAIHLQSREILKNYPGADIIVAESDGQQLVNTYRPLGSVLPKRNNPDTVRRIFEGGKPVVSNLYYGAITRRPVIAIDVPVMIDGRVAYDLSMSFPAHELSSVLRSQNVFKEWYGTVVDRNGVITVRTSKGDLFVGKELTGELRTAMSRASEGILRIKTPQGGVAFSAYAKSPLSGWTVAVAVPREFALREIYSWMRWVVGAGVFTSFLGILLASWIARRIARDIQSLVEPALAIGRGEPATTIGTDSGKETSDVAEALVQASQLLQRRAAERDQAERQLSDTIEDLKRETAERIRAMEEVRRQEHLLTQQSRQAALGEMVGNIAHQWRQPLNALGLLVQQPLLFHELGELDREFLEENKSKSMALVQHMSQTIDDFRNFFRPDKEKRRFKVCDEVAKVLSLVDGSLQSLGVTLDVQQDGDPAIEGYPNEFAQVLLNILVNARDAIAEREVVSPKVLVRIAEQDGRAVVTVTDNAGGIPEEIMDKIFDPYFTTKGPQSGTGVGLFMSKTIIEKNMGGMLTACNVAGGAQFRIEV, encoded by the coding sequence ATGGCCCGTCATGTCTATGTGACCAAGCTGGACCAGGTGAACCGCGACCTCCTCGAGAACGCCCGCTCGATGACCATGGCGGTCGACCGCGAATTCGCCAACGTCCAGGCCTCCCTCACCGCTCTTGGTACCTCTCCTTCCTTTCGCGCCCGCGACTTCGTCGCCATACATCTGCAGAGCAGGGAAATCCTCAAGAACTACCCCGGTGCGGACATCATCGTCGCCGAGTCCGACGGGCAGCAACTCGTGAACACCTACCGCCCCCTGGGGAGCGTGCTTCCCAAGCGCAACAACCCTGACACGGTGCGCCGTATCTTCGAGGGGGGCAAACCGGTCGTGAGCAACCTCTATTACGGCGCGATAACCAGGCGTCCCGTGATCGCCATCGACGTACCGGTCATGATCGATGGCCGCGTGGCCTATGATCTTTCCATGTCTTTCCCCGCGCACGAGCTCTCCTCGGTGCTGCGGAGCCAGAACGTGTTCAAGGAGTGGTACGGCACCGTCGTGGACCGAAACGGTGTGATCACCGTCCGGACCAGCAAGGGCGACCTCTTCGTCGGCAAGGAACTAACCGGCGAACTGCGCACAGCCATGTCGCGTGCCAGCGAGGGGATACTCCGCATCAAGACTCCCCAGGGCGGGGTCGCCTTTTCCGCCTACGCCAAGTCCCCCTTGTCGGGATGGACCGTGGCCGTCGCGGTCCCCAGGGAATTCGCGCTCCGAGAGATCTACAGCTGGATGCGCTGGGTGGTGGGCGCAGGCGTTTTCACCTCCTTTTTGGGGATATTGCTCGCTTCATGGATCGCGAGGCGGATCGCACGGGATATCCAGTCGCTGGTGGAACCCGCCCTTGCCATCGGCCGCGGCGAGCCGGCCACGACGATCGGCACCGATTCAGGCAAGGAGACCTCGGACGTAGCGGAGGCCCTGGTGCAGGCGTCGCAGCTTTTGCAACGCAGGGCGGCGGAACGGGACCAGGCGGAGCGACAGCTTTCCGACACCATCGAAGACCTGAAGCGCGAGACCGCCGAACGGATCCGGGCCATGGAAGAGGTGCGCCGGCAGGAACACCTCCTCACCCAGCAAAGCCGCCAAGCCGCACTGGGGGAGATGGTGGGCAATATCGCCCATCAGTGGCGTCAGCCGCTCAACGCCCTGGGGCTTTTGGTGCAGCAACCGCTGCTGTTCCACGAACTGGGGGAGCTCGATCGTGAGTTCCTGGAGGAGAATAAGTCCAAGTCGATGGCGCTCGTGCAGCACATGTCGCAGACCATCGACGATTTCAGGAATTTCTTCAGGCCGGACAAGGAAAAGCGGCGCTTCAAGGTCTGCGACGAAGTCGCCAAGGTGCTCTCGCTTGTCGATGGCAGCCTGCAATCTCTTGGCGTCACCCTGGACGTGCAGCAGGATGGCGATCCCGCCATCGAGGGGTACCCGAACGAGTTTGCCCAGGTACTGCTCAACATACTGGTTAACGCCCGGGATGCCATAGCGGAACGCGAGGTGGTCTCCCCGAAGGTGCTGGTCCGCATCGCCGAGCAAGACGGGAGAGCGGTGGTCACGGTGACCGATAACGCAGGCGGGATACCCGAGGAAATCATGGACAAGATCTTCGACCCGTACTTCACCACCAAGGGCCCGCAGAGCGGGACCGGGGTCGGGCTC